One window of Sardina pilchardus chromosome 2, fSarPil1.1, whole genome shotgun sequence genomic DNA carries:
- the LOC134064723 gene encoding uncharacterized protein LOC134064723 isoform X1, whose translation MKRTYISLTVPLIVILTGAIRCDDIKEVMVKRGGTVDLFCDMIMTTGSHINWFRNCTHSYQPPLVISPTMLREQPIARLNMVKRDKVESYDLQIWNITPAEEGTYYCANTEKKDGVEHYTYGKSITRVVLTGIGNDECEEIKTPMVIGSPGPSLAPLPECGQCWMMLYSGGAVCILLIGIVITVCISHIHLKKEVHQKEVEFYIHGSQFKAHELSKDHRCRNSVRGKPCLHTEVIYTPLGSSHTRLHD comes from the exons ATGAAAAGGACATACATCTCTCTAACTGTGCCTCTCA TAGTGATACTCACGGGAGCCATTCGCTGTGATGACATTAAAGAGGTGATGGTCAAGCGAGGTGGAACGGTCGATCTATTTTGCGACATGATTATGACCACTGGATCACACATTAACTGGTTCCGAAACTGCACTCATAGCTACCAGCCTCCCCTCGTCATCTCCCCGACCATGCTCAGGGAGCAGCCCATCGCGCGCCTCAACATGGTGAAGAGAGACAAAGTGGAGTCCTACGACCTGCAGATATGGAACATCACACCAGCTGAGGAGGGGACATACTACTGCGCAAACACAGAGAAGAAGGATGGCGTAGAACATTACACATACGGGAAATCTATCACCCGTGTGGTACTGACTGGTATAG gaaatGATGAATGCGAAGAAATTAAAACTCCAATGG TTATTGGTAGTCCTGGCCCTTCTCTGGCACCACTGCCAGAGTGTGGGCAGTGCTGGATGATGCTGTACAGTGGGGGTGCTGTGTGCATTCTGCTCATTGGTATCGTCATCACTGTTTGTATCTCCCACATTCACTTAAAGAAAG AAGTCCATCAAAAAGAAGTTGAGTTCTACATTCATGGATCCCAG TTCAAGGCTCATGAGTTGAGTAAGGACCACCGGTGCAGGAACAGTGTGAGGGGGAAGCCCTGCCTCCACACGGAGGTCATTTACACACCTCTGGGCTCGTCACACACCCGCCTCCACGACTGA
- the LOC134064723 gene encoding uncharacterized protein LOC134064723 isoform X3 — MKRTYISLTVPLIVILTGAIRCDDIKEVMVKRGGTVDLFCDMIMTTGSHINWFRNCTHSYQPPLVISPTMLREQPIARLNMVKRDKVESYDLQIWNITPAEEGTYYCANTEKKDGVEHYTYGKSITRVVLTGIGNDECEEIKTPMVIGSPGPSLAPLPECGQCWMMLYSGGAVCILLIGIVITVCISHIHLKKVQGS; from the exons ATGAAAAGGACATACATCTCTCTAACTGTGCCTCTCA TAGTGATACTCACGGGAGCCATTCGCTGTGATGACATTAAAGAGGTGATGGTCAAGCGAGGTGGAACGGTCGATCTATTTTGCGACATGATTATGACCACTGGATCACACATTAACTGGTTCCGAAACTGCACTCATAGCTACCAGCCTCCCCTCGTCATCTCCCCGACCATGCTCAGGGAGCAGCCCATCGCGCGCCTCAACATGGTGAAGAGAGACAAAGTGGAGTCCTACGACCTGCAGATATGGAACATCACACCAGCTGAGGAGGGGACATACTACTGCGCAAACACAGAGAAGAAGGATGGCGTAGAACATTACACATACGGGAAATCTATCACCCGTGTGGTACTGACTGGTATAG gaaatGATGAATGCGAAGAAATTAAAACTCCAATGG TTATTGGTAGTCCTGGCCCTTCTCTGGCACCACTGCCAGAGTGTGGGCAGTGCTGGATGATGCTGTACAGTGGGGGTGCTGTGTGCATTCTGCTCATTGGTATCGTCATCACTGTTTGTATCTCCCACATTCACTTAAAGAAAG TTCAAGGCTCATGA
- the LOC134064723 gene encoding uncharacterized protein LOC134064723 isoform X2, with amino-acid sequence MKRTYISLTVPLMILTGAIRCDDIKEVMVKRGGTVDLFCDMIMTTGSHINWFRNCTHSYQPPLVISPTMLREQPIARLNMVKRDKVESYDLQIWNITPAEEGTYYCANTEKKDGVEHYTYGKSITRVVLTGIGNDECEEIKTPMVIGSPGPSLAPLPECGQCWMMLYSGGAVCILLIGIVITVCISHIHLKKEVHQKEVEFYIHGSQFKAHELSKDHRCRNSVRGKPCLHTEVIYTPLGSSHTRLHD; translated from the exons ATGAAAAGGACATACATCTCTCTAACTGTGCCTCTCA TGATACTCACGGGAGCCATTCGCTGTGATGACATTAAAGAGGTGATGGTCAAGCGAGGTGGAACGGTCGATCTATTTTGCGACATGATTATGACCACTGGATCACACATTAACTGGTTCCGAAACTGCACTCATAGCTACCAGCCTCCCCTCGTCATCTCCCCGACCATGCTCAGGGAGCAGCCCATCGCGCGCCTCAACATGGTGAAGAGAGACAAAGTGGAGTCCTACGACCTGCAGATATGGAACATCACACCAGCTGAGGAGGGGACATACTACTGCGCAAACACAGAGAAGAAGGATGGCGTAGAACATTACACATACGGGAAATCTATCACCCGTGTGGTACTGACTGGTATAG gaaatGATGAATGCGAAGAAATTAAAACTCCAATGG TTATTGGTAGTCCTGGCCCTTCTCTGGCACCACTGCCAGAGTGTGGGCAGTGCTGGATGATGCTGTACAGTGGGGGTGCTGTGTGCATTCTGCTCATTGGTATCGTCATCACTGTTTGTATCTCCCACATTCACTTAAAGAAAG AAGTCCATCAAAAAGAAGTTGAGTTCTACATTCATGGATCCCAG TTCAAGGCTCATGAGTTGAGTAAGGACCACCGGTGCAGGAACAGTGTGAGGGGGAAGCCCTGCCTCCACACGGAGGTCATTTACACACCTCTGGGCTCGTCACACACCCGCCTCCACGACTGA